The genomic region GGTTATCAAGGAACCAGGGCCTGTCAAAGGTGGCAGCACAGTAACTTCTTTCATCCAAGATCCTGATGGTTATGAATTTGAACTCTTGGAAAGAGGACTTACTTCCGAACCCCTATGCTAAGTGTCACTTCGTGTAGGTGATCTTGACCATGCCATAGTCTTCTATCAGAAAGTGAGTGTTTTCTACTCCTATTAGGATGAAAATGTGAAAGGTTCTTTCATGAAGTGAATTCCATCTTTCTTTCATGtattaatatttttccttttttttatggaTTTCAAAAGGCTATTGGCATGAAACTTCTGCATAGGAAAGACAATCCTGAGCACAAGGTAAACTTATGCTGGTGGCAATTATTAATATCATGCGCAAGTTGGCTTGTTtggtttctgttttcattttcagtaACCTTTGCTTATTAGATTTTGTgaagaaaaaaagtaaaaacaaaaaacatgattttattgatttttagCTATCAATTGTCATTGATTCTGATTGGTTTACAGAATACAGTTGCCACAATGGGGTATGGTCCTGAAGATAAGAACACTGTTCTAGAACTTACATATATCTACGGAATCACTAATTATGACAAAGGAAATGGCTATGGACAGGTAGAtactatttattttccattttcgAAAGTGGTTTTATTGATTTTTGTGTTGTTCTCCGTGTCTATTTTCTATATCTTACTGTTAGAATGTAACTCATTTATGTGTTTGCACATATTGCAATAGGCACAAATGATGTGTATAAGAGTGCAGAAGCAATCAAATTGTGTGGAGGCAAGATTATTCGTGAACCTGGGCCGCTGCCAGTTATCAACACCAAGATAGCAGTTTGCTTGGACCCCGGACCCTGATGGTTGGAAATTGGTATGCATAACCTTTCCATCTATTTGATTGTATGGGATTTATTATGTGCTTCTTCTAAGACTTCAACCAGGTCAACTATCATGATGAATTCATGGGTGGTTTGTGTATGATATGTAATTAGAGAGGAATGAATCATATGTGAAATAACGTTAGAAATACtaggaaaatatattttgttttaaacACCATGCCGACTCACACTATCCACGGTTGAACGGGGTGAGTCGGATGACTTGCGATGCAAGATATGTACACCTAACATAACTCAAAATACTATTTACCACTACTGCTTTTTCTCTATACCTATCATCTGAGTTCCCCTTTCATTTATACCCGAGACTTTGGCATAGAATGATACCATCTTATTGTATTTTAAAGTTTGACTTGTGTATTACTTATGCAGGCTTTTGTTGATAATGCTGATTTCCTGAAGGAATTAGAGTGACAATGTAACGGTTCTAGATCATATGCCTCTTCATTGAAATCATTGTACTCTATCAATGTCCTTGGTGAAATTTTACAGTTATTCTATCAAATGTACATCTTTATAAGCATCTCACaaagtaaaagtaaaagagaagtaGAAAAAGCAACCCCATATCAgccattttattttttcttattttctatttatatttATGCCGCTTTGGCACGGCAATTCAACATATACTGAATCCCATCAAGCCAGAACTGTTTGTCTCTTTTACTCTCACATTCAAACTCTATTATCCTTTCTGCAGTTTTAATTCCGAAATATGCCCTCTTTTCTATTaagtcttctttctctcttcccgGCCAAGCTTGGACATCACTGTAGACTCCGGTGACTATACCTGCGATTTTATAGGCCATACCTTAAAGCATTGGTTTTCAGATTGTGGGAAAGAATAGTTATGAATGAAACTTTGAGCTTACATTTCTTCTTTTTGGTGAATGTTCCTGCCATGTGCTTGCTCTTCATTTTTGCTATAACCTGTTGTAATTTTGTTAGAACATTCCATGTAATTATTTAATTGGAGATATCAACAAAATCAGTGGTTATGATTATCTCCTATGCCTATTATTTTTTGATGGATTTTTGAGGGTCTTCTAGCAATTACCTGTAAATTTGAATTCATATTGAAAGATACTTGCTTCCAGTGAAGATCTCCTGCATTTGACATTCAGAAAGAAAGGGATACTTTGTGTTATAAATATAAACTTCTATGTGCATTTGCCATTTGTTTTAATTTACTTCAATTGCTATAAATATTTTAAGGATACCTTTTCTTCTACGCTTTAGAAGCTCCCCTTCTTCGAAAACAGAGTCTAGTGCCAGCAAGATGTTTGCTTCTCTTCCTTCCTCGCATTTTTCATCGACTagagggatttttagggtttttctaagattttctagatttttctaaggttttctaggatttttctattgttttctagggtttttaagtgtttttctaaagttttctagggttatctaaggttttctatggttttgaagggttttctagggtttttctagtgttttttaggatttttaggattttctaaggttttctaggattatctagggttttctaggattttttaggggttttcttgaattttctagggttttctagggtttgttaGGTACTTAGGttattttaggattttctaggatttttataaagttttctagggttttttaaagttttctagggttttccaggattttttagggttttttagggttttctaggagttttctaggattttttaggattttctagggtattttttagggttttactcTAAGTGAGAGATCCTTGGTTTAATACCCacctataatatatttttataacatatacatatataggatgTAAGTTAGTCATACTCAATTTCCAATCCTCTAATTTGTCATATTTTGACATAGTTTATTCGTAAGGTATTcaaactattttaatttattccaaTTTAGCctcttaaattttattgtttaaatttgaaatatttgatttttaatcataattttaatttgatctttaaatataaaaaaatattgttaaactaataaactattaacaaaaatgaaaaatctaAAGATTTCAAATTAATACATGAGTGACAAACCCCCCAAAAAATACCCCAACGACTATGACATCCCATTTTTTCTTTACTTACCCAACAATACCCACTATTTTCAAATCTCCAATATTCTTCTTCCATAGCCCCTCAGTCTCCCACCCTGTCCTAGACCAGAACGGCAGCCACTTCTTTCTCCAGCATCCCTCTGATCTCTTCATTGTACACCATTACTATTGCTGTTGAGGCTGCAACCTTTGAGCTCGATGCTGATCTGCTCTCTACTCCTCTCTTCGCTGCTGCTGTGCTCTCTACTCTGTACTCTCTCTCCAACCTTTTGCTTTCTCTACGCACACCGCCACTATTCTATCCACTAGCAGCCTACGTCGCCGCCTGCAAACTCTGCTGCCAGCACTGCAACGAACGTCTCCTTCCTTCAGAAAATTAGGTATGCGTTCTCCTTCTTTATCTTCTATTTGTTGTCATTTCTCAATCTGGAACCTAAATTTGTGTCTCTTGTTTGATtttatctaaatatttttttcctcttcctctgtgaattgaatttatttatttttaaactatGGTATTGTGTATGATTTTTTTGCGTCATTTTCTCTAATGATAGAGCTTTGGCACTAGAATTTGCTTAATGAAATGGACATTGATAACGtattttttcttctacttttctgtgcatctcttgatttttgattaattgattattgaataTTGATGACTTGATCAGTTAAGAATAtggattagtttaatttttaaatttcgcTGTTTATCTATCTTTTTTATTAGGATAGTTCTGGGTTGCCTCTATATGAGATAAAAATGCAGTGTGATTAAACTTTATTCAATTTAGGGAGAGCTTTTTAATATGTGTGATGTGTTCTTTCCAAATAGAGACTTAATTTGCTTGTGTATGATTAAACCTTGCTGCTTTATAAAAGAATGAACTAGCTAACATTCTGGGGCCTTAATTTGCTTgtgatttgaatttaattaaagaCAAATGGAAGAATGAAGGCCTTAGTTTGCTTAGATTTTGCTTACCATTTTGGTTCACTAATCCATCTTCATTAAATACAATGTAATAAGTGTCTTTCATGTGATTGTTTTCAATTCTCAATTTATCTTTTATTCACGTAATGAGACTCTTTTATAGCTATGCAATTGATGACTGCTTGTTAGACCAACTATATTCCTGTCTTTTATTATTGTCTATGTTAATTTGTTAATTGAAATATATCAGATCACACAGAATATTATTATTCATTGAAAAAAGTTGAGAAGTTGAAGAAACACTATCTCTAGGATCACTTTCGTCCCATTTTGGATTAAAACAAAATTAATAGTTTCAAAAAAAAAGATGTCAAGGAAGAAAATGAgttaagcaaaaaaaaagagaaagaaataaaaagagaaagaaagaaggaagagagaAAAGTTGAGATATTCATTTATATAAAGGGAATCTAAAAACACATTGTGATGACTAAATTAAAAGATATCTCTATATATGTATCATGTTGCTAAATGCTACAAAGGGAATGGACATATAACAAAAGATGGAAGGAAAATAATGAAGGATGTTGTGAGGAAATATTGAGTGATTGCTTCGGAAGATGACAAAAAGCTATCCACCTGCTATAATTTTTGGTCTATTAAGTAATAATGTAGATTAAAATACGATAGGTGAAAACTTTTCATGAATGTTGGAGACCTGTATATGGATGTTGCAAATGATATTAtgtaggattttttagagttttctaggtttttctatggtttttaaggatttttctaggattttctagggttatctaaggttttctagggttctctagtattatctagggtttttttaggattttactagagttttcaagggttttttatggttatctagggttttctaggttttttagggttttctagcgtttttaggattttctagactttttttttcatggtttttagagtttttagggtttttcttgtgttttctaggttttctaggatttcttaGGTTTTTGAGGGGTTTCAAGAATTTTCTAGGTTTTGTCTAGGTctatctagggtttttaggatttttagggttttctaggatttttttagggtttttttgttttttctaggatttttagggttttctagggttttctagatttttttcttaggttttctagggtgtttagcacttttaggattttctagggtttttctaggattttcttgggttatctaaacttttctaggattttctaggatttttttgtattttctagggtttcctagaaattcttttaggattttctacggtttttttaggggtttttttaggttttttgtattttctaagattttctatggttatctagtgttttctaagatttttcttgggttatctagggttttctaggatttttttatgtttttctagggttttctagggttatctagggttttttagaatcttctaatattttttcaggttttttagagttttcatgtgttttttaggtttttttctaggattttctagggtttttaggacttTCAAGggtgttttttatggtttttagaatttttcagggtttttctagggttttatagatttttctacatttttctaagatttttctattgttttcttggattttctaggattttcttgggttttctaggactttttagggtttttttaagatttactagggttttctagggtttttaaggtttctattgttttctaagatttttttagggttttctagggttatcaaaGATTTTCTAGTGTTATTTAGGgatttctacggttttctaggattttttagaatcttctagtgttttctatggtttttctacAGTTTTCTATGATCTTCTaggtttttctatggttttctatggtttttctaaaactttttaggattttctaagattttttagggttatctaggattttctagggtttttatggtttttctaggattttctaggatcttctagaattttctaagttttttctacgattttcaagggttttctatggtttttagggttttctatggtttttttatgatttttctagggtttttttttatagttttttctatattttttttatggttttaagggttatctagggttttctaggattttcgagaattttctagggttatttagggttttctaggatttttctagggttttcatgggttttctaagattttctaggttttttctaggattttctaaaattttctaagatttttagggttttttaggattttttatggtttttaggatttttaggatttttctaggattttctagatttttctaaggttttttaggattttcctattgttttctagggttttcaagggtttttctaaaattttctagggttatctaggaatttctagggttttgtagggtttttctagggtttttctagtgtttttaaggatttttaagattttgtagggttttctaggattttctagggttttctaggattttttaggatttttcttggattttctagggttttttatgattttatctagggtttttttatggtttttagggttatctagggttttctaggattttcgaggattttatagggttatttagggttttctaagatttttctagggttttctagggttttcaagggttttctaaggttttctaggtttttttctagggttttctaaaattttctaaaatttttagggttttttaagattttttttattgttttctagggttttctagtgttttttaaaatttttaggattttctagggttttctaggattttttaggatttttcttggattttataggattttctagggttggtTAGGGtacttaggatttttttagggttttttagggtttttctaaagttttctagggttatctagagttttctagggttttttagggttttctagggttttccaggattcttttggattttttaggattttttaaggttttgcaCTAAGTGAGAGATCCTTGGTTTAATACCCACCTATAACATATttttataacatatacatatataggatgTAAGTTAGTCACACTCAATTTTCAATCCTCTAATTTGTCATATTTTGACATAGTTTATTCGTAAGGTATTcaaactattttaatttttattccaaTTTAGCctcttaaattttattgtttaaatttgaaatatttgatttttaatcataattttaatttgatatttAAATATAAAGAAATATTATTAAACTAATGaactattaacaaaaataaaaaaatctaaagatTTCAAATTAATACATGAGTGACAAACCCCCCAAAAAATACCACAATGACTATTACATCCCATTTTTTCTTTGCTTACCCAACAATACCCACTACTTTCAAATCTCCAATATTCTTTTTCCACAGCCCCTCAGTGTCCCACCCTGTCATAAACCAGAACGGTAGCCACTTCTTTCTCCAGCATCCCTCTGATCTCTTCATTGTACACCGTTACTATTGCTGTTGAGGCTGCAACCTTTGAGCTCGATGCCGATCTGTTAACTTCTCATCTATTCGCTGCTACTGTGCTCTCTACTCTGTACTCCCTATCCAACCTTTTGCTTTCTCTACGCACACCGCCGCTATTCTATCCACAAGCAGCCTCCGCCGCCGCCTGCAAACTCTGCTGCCAGCACTGCAATGAACGTCTCCTTCCTTCAGAAAATTAGGTATGCGTTCTCCTTCTTTATCTTCTATTTGTTGTCATTTCTCAATTTGGAACCTAAATTTGTGTCTCTTGTTTGATtttatctaaatatttttttcctcttcctctgtgaattgaatttatttatttttaaactatGGTATTTTGTATgattgttttgtgtcattttctcTAATGATAGAGCTTTGGCACTAGAATTTGCTTAATGAAATGGACATTGATGACGtattttttcttctacttttctgtgcatctcttgatttttgattaattgattattgaataTTGATGACTTGATCAGTTAAGAATAtggattagtttaatttttaaatttcgcTGTTTATCTATCTTTTTTATTAGGATAGTTCTGGGTTGCCTCTATATGAGATAAAAATGCAGTGTGATTAAACTTTATTCAATTTAGTGAGAGCTTTTTAATATATGTGATGTGTTCTTTCCAAATAGAGGCTTAATTTGCTTGTGTATGATTAAACCTTGCTGCTTTATAAAAGAATGAACTAGCTAACATTCTGGGGCCTTAATTTGCTTGTGATTTGAATTTTATTAAAGACAAATGGAAGAATGAAGGCCTTAGTTTGCTTAGATTTTGCTTACCATTTTGGTTCACTAATCCATCTTCATTAAATACAATGTAATAAGTGTCTTGCATGTGATTATTTTCAATTCTCAATTTATCTTTTATTCACGTAATGAGACTCTTTTATAGCTATGCAATTGATGACTGCTTGTTAGACCAACTATATTCCTGTCTTTTATTATTGTCTATGTTAATTTTCTAGGGTTCTCTAgtattatctagggtttttttagggttttactagagttttctagagttttttatggttatctagggttttctagattttttctagggttttctaggattttctaggggttttaggattttctagaccTTTTGtcatggtttttagggttttttagggtttttctagtgttttctaggttttttaggattttcttaggtttttgaggggtttcaaggattttctaggttttgtcTAGGTCTATCTAGGGTTTTtacgatttttagggttttctaggatttttttaggattttttaggattttttttttgttttttctaggattttttaaggttttttagggttttctagggttttctagattttttcttaggttttctaggatttttctaaggTCTTTagcatttttaggattttctagggtttttctagggttttcttgggttatctagggttttctaggattttctaggttttttttatattttctagggtttcctagggatttttttaggattttctatgacttttttagggtttttaggttttttgtattttctaaggttttctatggtaatttagtgttttctaaggtttttcttgggttatctaggattttctagggttttttatatttttttctagggttttctagggttatctaggattttttagaatcttctaacgttttttttttttttgagttttcaagtgttttttagattttttctaggatttttcaggattttctagggtttataggaCTTTCAAGGGTGTTTTgatgatttttaggattttttaggatttttctagggttttatagatttttctagagttttctaagatttttctattgttttcttggattctctaggtttttctagagttttcttaggttttctaggactttttagtgttttctaagatttattagagttttctagggtttttaggatttttattgttttctaagattttttttaggattttctagggttatcaaagattttctagtgttatttagggatttctagggatttctactgttttctaggattttttaggatcttctagggttttctaggatttttctacaGTTTTCTATGATCTTCTAGGTTTTcctatggttttctatggtttttctagaatttttttaggttttctaggattttttagggttatctagggttttcttgggttttctagagttttctaggatcttctaaggttttctaagttttttctaggattttctagggtttttttttatggtttttagggttttctaggattttttttatggtttttctagggttttttatgatttttagggttatctagagctttctaggattttcgagaattttctagtgttatttagggttttctaggatttttctagggttttctagggttttctaaagttttctaggtttttttctaaaattttctaagatttttagtgttttttagattttttatggtttttaggatttttaggatttttctaggattttctagatttttctaagattttctaggatttttctattattttctagggttttcaaggatttttctaaagttttctagggttatataggaatttctaggattttgtagggttttctaggatttttctagtgttttttaggatttttaggattttctagggttttgtaggattttctaggattttttagggtttttcttggattttctagggttttctagggtttgttagggtacttaggtttttttagggttttctagggttatctagagttttctagggttttctagggttttccaggattctttagggtttttaggggtttttaagagttttctatgattttttaggattttttagggttttgcacTAAGTGAGAGATCCTTAGTTTAATACCCACCTAtaacatatttttataatatatacatatataggatgTAAGTTAGTCACACTCAATTTCCAATCCTCTAATTTGTCATATTTTGACATAGTTTATTCGTAAGGTATTcaaactattttaatttattccaaTTTAGCctcttaaattttattgtttaaatttgaaatatttgatttttaatcataattttaatttgatctttaaatataaagaaatattgttaaactaataaactattaacaaaaataaaaaatctaaagatTTCAAATTAATACATGAGTGACAAACCCTCCAAAAAATACCCCAACGACTATGACATCCCATTTTCTCTTTGCTTACCCAACAATACTCACTACTTTCAAATCTCCAATATTCTTCTTCCACAGCCCCTCAGTCTCCCACCCTGTCATAGACCAGAACGACAGCCACTTCTTTCTCCAGCATCCCTCTGATTTCTTCATTGTACACTGTTATTATTACTGTTGAGGCTGCAACCTTTGAGCTCGATGCCGATCTGCTCACTTCTCCTCCCTTAGCTGCTACTGTGCTCTCTACTTTGTAGTCCCTCTCCAATCTTTTGCTTTCTCTACGCACACCGC from Arachis ipaensis cultivar K30076 chromosome B02, Araip1.1, whole genome shotgun sequence harbors:
- the LOC107626617 gene encoding VAN3-binding protein-like isoform X2 — protein: MNSNLQVIAKMKSKHMAGTFTKKKKCIVTGVYSDVQAWPGREKEDLIEKRAYFGIKTAERIIEFECESKRDKQFWLDGIQYMLNCRAKAA
- the LOC107626617 gene encoding VAN3-binding protein-like isoform X1 — encoded protein: MSNAGDLHWKQVSFNMNSNLQVIAKMKSKHMAGTFTKKKKCIVTGVYSDVQAWPGREKEDLIEKRAYFGIKTAERIIEFECESKRDKQFWLDGIQYMLNCRAKAA